Proteins encoded by one window of Dryocola sp. LX212:
- the csy1 gene encoding type I-F CRISPR-associated protein Csy1: MSHKALTEFIVSYIAGRRQTKLDAFDKEAEKRLKGADATLQSEIFQERRVLEQRYETRAWLTDAARRAGQINLVTHAAKFTHGDAKNSSFFSEATVSEGYLSTSSLSKPAVDAVGNAAALDVAKLLQSEVEGDSLLACLQRQDRKPFVPLAENDRQLNDWIAGFSEALKSKELASHKLAKQVYFPVADGYHLLNPLFSSSLAHALHQRLVALRFSDESKAAWKARKESQWYPQPLVIFPKTAAMNFGGTKPQNISALNSTRGGRTWLLSSMPPTWKTQHNPPYARKTFFGPGPFESATRDIRRRLISLLSKSEEANNHTIRRVCDRLVDEIIDVLFSQAAEIQRHEWSCWTQDDECQLKPLQQLWLDPWRAQSDEAFRLEREKDDWQAALAEDFALWLNGHLRRGELNVGKAELREWQSKPLFRRRLREMEQAIRSYRHA; this comes from the coding sequence ATGTCACACAAAGCACTAACGGAGTTTATCGTTAGTTATATTGCAGGGCGACGGCAAACGAAGCTTGATGCATTCGATAAAGAGGCTGAAAAACGTCTTAAGGGCGCAGATGCTACGCTGCAAAGTGAAATTTTTCAGGAACGTCGGGTGCTGGAGCAACGATATGAAACGCGGGCCTGGCTAACGGATGCGGCACGTCGCGCCGGGCAAATTAATCTGGTGACGCATGCCGCGAAATTCACGCATGGCGATGCCAAAAACAGCAGTTTTTTCAGCGAAGCGACGGTATCAGAAGGCTACCTGTCTACCTCATCGCTTAGCAAACCCGCCGTCGACGCGGTTGGCAATGCGGCTGCCCTGGACGTTGCCAAACTGCTGCAAAGCGAAGTTGAGGGAGATTCTCTGCTGGCCTGTTTACAGCGGCAGGATCGCAAACCTTTTGTGCCGCTTGCCGAAAATGACCGGCAGCTAAACGACTGGATCGCGGGTTTTTCAGAAGCGCTCAAATCCAAAGAGCTGGCTTCCCACAAGCTCGCCAAACAGGTCTATTTTCCCGTTGCCGACGGCTATCACCTGCTGAATCCACTTTTTTCCTCATCGTTAGCCCATGCGCTGCATCAGCGTCTGGTGGCCCTGCGCTTTAGCGATGAGAGTAAAGCGGCCTGGAAAGCACGTAAAGAAAGCCAATGGTATCCGCAGCCGCTGGTCATTTTCCCTAAAACTGCGGCAATGAATTTCGGTGGCACCAAGCCCCAGAATATTTCTGCTTTAAACAGTACGCGCGGCGGGCGCACATGGTTGCTGTCGTCGATGCCGCCGACATGGAAAACACAGCACAACCCTCCTTACGCCAGGAAAACATTTTTTGGGCCGGGCCCCTTCGAATCTGCCACGCGGGATATCCGCCGCCGCCTTATCAGCCTGCTTAGCAAATCTGAAGAAGCTAATAACCATACTATCCGTCGCGTCTGCGATCGCTTAGTTGATGAAATCATCGATGTGCTGTTTAGCCAGGCGGCTGAAATTCAGCGCCATGAATGGTCCTGCTGGACACAGGATGACGAATGCCAGCTTAAACCTTTGCAGCAATTATGGCTGGACCCATGGCGTGCGCAGAGCGATGAAGCGTTTCGTCTTGAGCGTGAGAAAGACGACTGGCAGGCCGCATTAGCGGAAGACTTTGCGCTGTGGCTAAACGGTCATCTCCGACGCGGTGAATTAAACGTTGGTAAAGCAGAGCTTCGGGAGTGGCAAAGCAAACCCTTGTTCCGCCGTCGCTTACGCGAAATGGAACAGGCCATCAGGAGCTATCGCCATGCGTAA
- the csy2 gene encoding type I-F CRISPR-associated protein Csy2, translating to MRNIIVLPWLEVENANAVAGLTWGFPSITHFLGYTHALSRKLQLSHGLRLEGCGVICHRHQAHAYSSGRDYQFALTRNPLTREGKTASFNEEGRMHLTVSLVMECHGEIANGDIGIGDLQAHLQMLCQTQKLAGGSITRLRKVRVCSPDKFKAHLFGLMPGYALLDRSDWLAEHYQSLKAHSPQTEMMDAWLDFAALKFAAAAEGEHSTGQVDWSWQKKPRPGYLVPLMIGWQRISPLYAPGKVINTRDSETPFCFAEAVYGVGEWVGAHRIKQADELFWRYRTTDTGYYCRGQATPEDENEEVDYFDTF from the coding sequence ATGCGTAATATCATTGTCTTACCCTGGCTGGAGGTGGAAAACGCTAACGCCGTCGCGGGGCTAACGTGGGGCTTTCCCTCAATCACTCATTTCCTTGGCTATACGCACGCCCTGTCGCGCAAACTTCAGCTTAGCCATGGGCTGCGGTTGGAAGGCTGCGGAGTAATCTGCCACCGCCATCAGGCTCATGCCTACTCTTCCGGGCGAGATTACCAGTTTGCGTTAACCCGAAATCCCCTCACCAGAGAAGGAAAAACGGCGTCGTTTAATGAAGAAGGACGAATGCACCTGACCGTTTCTCTGGTCATGGAGTGCCACGGTGAAATCGCCAACGGCGATATTGGCATTGGTGATTTGCAGGCGCATCTGCAAATGCTTTGTCAGACACAGAAGCTGGCCGGGGGATCCATTACCCGCTTGCGTAAGGTTCGGGTGTGTAGCCCCGATAAATTCAAAGCCCATCTCTTTGGCCTGATGCCCGGCTATGCGCTGCTGGATCGTTCTGACTGGCTTGCTGAGCATTATCAGTCGCTTAAAGCGCACAGCCCTCAAACGGAAATGATGGATGCCTGGCTCGACTTTGCGGCGCTGAAGTTCGCGGCGGCAGCCGAGGGTGAACATTCCACGGGGCAGGTGGACTGGTCCTGGCAGAAAAAGCCAAGGCCGGGTTATCTGGTGCCGCTGATGATCGGCTGGCAGCGTATTTCTCCGCTTTATGCCCCAGGGAAGGTCATCAACACGCGCGATAGCGAGACGCCGTTCTGCTTTGCTGAAGCTGTTTACGGGGTAGGCGAGTGGGTTGGCGCGCATCGCATTAAACAGGCTGACGAATTGTTCTGGCGTTATCGCACCACCGATACCGGCTACTACTGCCGTGGACAGGCTACGCCTGAAGACGAAAACGAAGAAGTAGATTATTTCGATACATTTTGA
- the csy3 gene encoding type I-F CRISPR-associated protein Csy3, giving the protein MAKTTGIKTASVLAFERKLANSDAVMFAGNWDGTEWAPVRIQEKAVRGTISNRLKNALVSDPAKLDAEIQKANLQRVDVAALPADADTLKMTFTLRVLGNLATPSVCNDKLYQDTLHGVIEGYIQEYGFNELARRYATNLANGRFLWRNRVGAEHIRVVVSHDKKAWEFNAHDYPLRDFDGQAEEVKALAAVIENGLKGDTFVLLNVEAYVRLGEGQEVFPSQELVLDSNSSKSKVLYQVNDVAALHSQKVGNALRTIDTWHPQVDSLGAIAVEPYGSVTSRGIACRQPKEKMDFYTLLDNWVTKGDKPVPEQQHYVMAVLIRGGVFGEKSE; this is encoded by the coding sequence ATGGCTAAAACGACTGGTATTAAAACCGCCTCTGTACTCGCTTTTGAACGCAAGCTGGCGAATTCAGATGCGGTCATGTTCGCTGGAAACTGGGATGGAACTGAGTGGGCACCTGTTCGCATCCAGGAAAAAGCGGTGCGCGGAACTATCTCTAACCGTCTGAAGAACGCGCTGGTGAGCGATCCGGCAAAGCTGGATGCTGAGATCCAGAAAGCCAACCTGCAACGCGTTGACGTTGCGGCGCTGCCTGCGGATGCCGACACATTAAAAATGACGTTTACCCTGCGGGTACTCGGGAATCTGGCTACGCCATCGGTCTGCAACGACAAGCTTTATCAGGACACTTTGCATGGTGTTATTGAGGGATACATTCAGGAATATGGATTTAACGAGCTGGCACGGCGTTATGCCACCAATCTGGCAAACGGGCGCTTCCTGTGGCGCAATCGCGTCGGGGCTGAACATATCAGGGTGGTCGTTTCCCACGATAAGAAAGCCTGGGAATTTAATGCTCATGATTACCCACTGCGTGATTTCGACGGGCAGGCGGAGGAAGTAAAGGCGCTGGCAGCGGTCATCGAAAACGGGCTGAAGGGCGACACCTTTGTCCTGCTGAACGTAGAAGCGTATGTCCGTCTTGGCGAAGGACAGGAGGTCTTCCCTTCTCAGGAGCTGGTGCTGGACAGCAATAGCAGCAAAAGTAAGGTGCTTTATCAGGTTAACGACGTTGCGGCGCTGCACTCGCAAAAGGTTGGCAATGCGCTGCGCACCATTGATACCTGGCACCCTCAGGTGGATTCACTGGGTGCGATTGCCGTAGAGCCATACGGTTCCGTGACCAGCCGTGGCATCGCCTGTCGCCAGCCCAAAGAGAAAATGGATTTCTACACCCTATTGGATAACTGGGTCACGAAAGGCGATAAACCTGTACCGGAACAGCAGCATTATGTGATGGCAGTTTTGATTCGCGGCGGCGTCTTTGGCGAAAAATCAGAGTAG
- the cas6f gene encoding type I-F CRISPR-associated endoribonuclease Cas6/Csy4, whose amino-acid sequence MESYLEIRLLSHPEFKEPMLMGVIFSKLHLALAARKAGDIGISFPESGKTPGSVVRLHGTKAALTELDATRWHNGLQDYCQVAGVKPVPAVTGWRTVSRVQVKSNVERLLRRSVRKGWLTEEEAELRALQTQAQVTGLPYLQMKSLSTGQHFRLFIQHSELQPEPVHGLFSSYGLSASTTIPWF is encoded by the coding sequence ATGGAGAGCTATCTGGAGATTCGATTATTGTCGCATCCGGAATTTAAGGAGCCGATGCTGATGGGCGTAATTTTTTCGAAGCTGCATCTGGCGCTGGCGGCGCGCAAGGCGGGGGATATTGGCATCAGTTTTCCCGAGTCCGGAAAAACGCCGGGTTCGGTGGTTCGCCTGCATGGAACAAAAGCGGCACTGACCGAACTGGACGCCACGCGCTGGCATAACGGGTTGCAGGATTATTGTCAGGTTGCGGGGGTAAAGCCCGTGCCAGCGGTAACTGGCTGGCGCACGGTGAGCCGCGTCCAGGTGAAAAGCAACGTAGAACGCCTGTTACGCCGTTCAGTTCGCAAGGGCTGGCTAACAGAAGAAGAAGCGGAGCTTCGGGCGCTTCAGACGCAGGCTCAGGTTACCGGGTTGCCCTATTTGCAGATGAAAAGTCTGTCAACCGGGCAGCACTTCCGCCTGTTTATCCAGCACAGCGAACTGCAGCCGGAGCCGGTTCATGGGCTGTTCAGCAGCTATGGGCTAAGTGCCAGTACGACGATTCCCTGGTTTTAA
- a CDS encoding aldo/keto reductase: MQQRQLGKSGLEVSALGLGCMGLSFGYGPATEKKQAINLIHAAVDQGVTFFDTAEVYGPFTNESLLGEALASVRDKVVIATKFGFDLPQPDGAQILNSRPEHIRKAVEGSLRRLNIETIDLLYQHRVDPNVPIEDVAGTVKQLIAEGKVKHFGLSEAGAQTLRRAHAVQPVTALQSEYSLWWREPEAEIIPTLEELGIGFVPFSPLGKGFLTGAINESTTFDSSDFRNKVPRFSPEARRANQTLVDVLGNIAKEKGNTPAQIALAWLLAQKPWIVPIPGTTKLHRLEENLGGAAVQLTATELKNIEAALANIEVQGARYPAELQSRVGK; this comes from the coding sequence ATGCAACAACGTCAGTTAGGTAAAAGTGGTTTAGAAGTATCCGCACTGGGTCTTGGCTGCATGGGGCTAAGCTTTGGCTACGGTCCTGCGACCGAAAAAAAACAGGCGATTAACCTGATTCACGCAGCGGTAGACCAGGGCGTAACCTTCTTTGATACCGCAGAAGTTTATGGTCCGTTTACCAACGAATCTCTGCTTGGCGAGGCGCTGGCCTCGGTACGTGACAAAGTCGTCATCGCCACTAAGTTTGGTTTTGATCTACCGCAGCCGGACGGTGCACAAATCCTCAACAGCCGCCCGGAGCATATCCGCAAAGCGGTGGAAGGCTCACTCAGGCGCCTGAACATTGAGACTATCGACCTGCTTTACCAGCACCGCGTTGACCCAAACGTGCCGATTGAAGACGTTGCAGGAACGGTTAAACAGCTGATTGCGGAAGGTAAGGTCAAACATTTCGGCCTGTCAGAAGCTGGCGCGCAGACCCTCCGCCGTGCTCATGCGGTTCAGCCTGTTACCGCCCTGCAAAGCGAATATTCATTATGGTGGCGCGAGCCGGAAGCAGAAATCATTCCGACGCTGGAAGAGTTGGGTATCGGCTTCGTGCCTTTCAGCCCGTTAGGTAAAGGCTTCCTGACCGGCGCAATCAACGAAAGCACAACGTTCGACAGCTCGGATTTCCGCAATAAAGTCCCGCGCTTTAGCCCGGAAGCCCGCCGGGCAAACCAGACGCTGGTCGACGTGCTGGGCAATATTGCGAAAGAGAAAGGCAACACCCCGGCCCAAATCGCCCTGGCCTGGCTGCTGGCTCAGAAACCGTGGATCGTGCCTATTCCCGGCACAACCAAACTGCATCGCCTGGAAGAAAACCTGGGCGGCGCAGCGGTGCAGTTAACCGCGACGGAGCTGAAAAACATCGAGGCGGCGCTGGCAAATATTGAAGTTCAGGGTGCTCGTTATCCTGCTGAGCTACAGAGCCGCGTGGGGAAATAA
- the fdnI gene encoding formate dehydrogenase-N subunit gamma, whose translation MTKKSKMIVRTKFVDRACHWTVVICFFLVSLSGIALFFPTLQWLTETFGTPQMGRILHPFFGVLIFAALMFMFTRFVKHNIPDKHDIPWVKGIVEVLKGNEHKVAKVGKYNAGQKMMFWSIMSLIFVLLVTGVIIWRPYFADFFPMKVVRYSLLIHATVAIILIHAILIHMYMAFWVKGSIKGMVVGKVSRRWAQKHHPRWYREVEAKEAKKESTEGL comes from the coding sequence ATGACTAAGAAGAGCAAGATGATTGTCAGGACGAAATTTGTCGACCGGGCCTGTCACTGGACGGTGGTGATCTGTTTCTTCCTCGTGTCGCTCTCCGGCATCGCGCTGTTCTTCCCGACGCTGCAGTGGCTGACGGAAACCTTCGGCACGCCGCAAATGGGCCGTATTCTGCACCCGTTCTTTGGGGTGCTGATTTTCGCAGCGCTGATGTTTATGTTCACCCGCTTCGTGAAGCACAACATTCCTGATAAGCACGATATTCCGTGGGTAAAAGGCATTGTTGAAGTGCTGAAGGGCAACGAGCATAAAGTGGCGAAGGTCGGCAAATATAACGCCGGGCAGAAGATGATGTTCTGGTCAATTATGAGCCTGATCTTCGTGCTGCTGGTGACCGGGGTGATTATCTGGCGCCCTTATTTCGCCGACTTCTTCCCGATGAAAGTCGTGCGCTATAGCCTGCTGATCCACGCCACGGTGGCCATTATTCTGATCCACGCCATCCTGATCCATATGTATATGGCGTTCTGGGTGAAGGGATCGATTAAAGGCATGGTCGTCGGTAAAGTCAGCCGCCGCTGGGCGCAGAAGCACCATCCGCGCTGGTATCGTGAAGTAGAAGCGAAGGAAGCGAAAAAAGAAAGCACCGAAGGGCTTTAA
- the fdxH gene encoding formate dehydrogenase subunit beta codes for MSMQSQDILKRSATNAMTPPPQARDYKEEVAKLIDVSSCIGCKACQVACSEWNDIRDEVGHCVGVYDNPADLSAKSWTLMRFSETTQNGKLEWLIRKDGCMHCADPGCLKACPSAGAIIQYANGIVDFQSEHCIGCGYCIAGCPFNIPRLNKDDNRVYKCTLCVDRVSVGQEPACVKTCPTGAIHFGSKKEMLEVADERVAKLQKRGYEHAGVYNPQGVGGTHVMYVLHHADEPELYHNLPKDPQIDTPINLWKGLLKPLAAAGFIATFAGLIFHYVGIGPNEEVDEDEVEHDD; via the coding sequence ATGTCCATGCAATCTCAGGATATTCTCAAGCGTTCGGCCACTAACGCCATGACGCCACCGCCCCAGGCGCGTGACTACAAGGAAGAAGTCGCCAAGCTGATCGACGTCTCCAGCTGTATCGGCTGTAAGGCATGCCAGGTCGCCTGCTCGGAGTGGAACGATATCCGCGACGAAGTGGGTCACTGCGTCGGGGTGTACGATAACCCCGCGGACCTGAGCGCCAAATCCTGGACGCTGATGCGGTTTAGCGAAACGACGCAGAACGGCAAGCTGGAGTGGCTGATCCGCAAGGACGGCTGCATGCACTGCGCGGATCCGGGCTGCCTGAAGGCCTGCCCGTCCGCCGGGGCGATCATTCAGTACGCCAACGGCATCGTCGATTTTCAGTCGGAACACTGTATTGGCTGCGGCTACTGTATCGCCGGCTGCCCGTTCAATATTCCGCGCCTGAATAAAGACGATAATCGGGTCTACAAATGCACGCTCTGCGTCGATCGCGTCAGCGTCGGCCAGGAGCCTGCCTGCGTGAAAACCTGCCCGACGGGCGCTATCCATTTCGGCAGCAAGAAAGAGATGCTGGAAGTGGCGGACGAGCGCGTCGCAAAGCTGCAAAAACGTGGCTACGAGCACGCTGGCGTCTATAACCCACAGGGCGTGGGCGGCACGCACGTTATGTATGTGCTGCACCATGCGGACGAGCCGGAGCTGTACCACAACCTGCCAAAGGATCCGCAAATTGATACGCCAATCAACCTGTGGAAAGGGTTGCTCAAACCGCTGGCGGCGGCAGGCTTTATTGCGACCTTCGCCGGGCTGATTTTCCACTATGTGGGGATTGGGCCAAACGAAGAGGTGGATGAAGACGAGGTAGAGCATGATGACTAA
- the fdnG gene encoding formate dehydrogenase-N subunit alpha, translating to MDVSRRRFFKICAGGMAGTTAAMLGLVPTAALAEVRNYKLLRAKETRNTCTYCSVGCGLLMYSLGDGAKNAKSSIFHIEGDPDHPVSRGALCPKGAGLLDYVHSENRLRYPEYRAPGSDKWQRISWDDAFARIARLMKEDRDANFIEKNEQNVTVNRWLSTGMLCASASSNESGMLTQKFARSLGMLAVDNQARVUHGPTVASLAPTFGRGAMTNHWVDIKNANVVMVMGGNAAEAHPVGFRWAMEAKNNNDATLIVVDPRFTRTASVADIYAPIRSGTDITFLSGVILYLIENGKINAEYVKNYTNAALLVREDFSFDDGLFSGYDAEKRQYDKTSWNYQFDENGFAKRDDTLTEPRCVWNLLKEHVSRYTPDVVEHICGTPKEDFLKVCEVLASTSAADRTTTFLYALGWTQHSVGSQNIRTMAMIQLLLGNMGMAGGGVNALRGHSNIQGLTDLGLLSTSLPGYLTLPKEQHDSLEAYLAANTPTATQPGQVNYWGNYPKFFVSLMKTFWGDAASAENQWGYDWLPKWDQSYDVLNYFNMMDKGEVNGYICQGFNPVASFPDKNKVVASLSKLKYLVIIDPLVTETSNFWQNHGESNDVDPTQIQTEVFRLPSTCFAEEDGSIVNSGRWMQWHWKGADAPGEARNDGEILAGLFHSLRTLYREQGGVAQDPVLNMTWNYKLPDGPESEEVAKESNGYALADLFDASGKLLVKKGDLLDSFAQLRDDGTTSAGCWIWTGSWTRQGNQMANRDNSDPSGLGNTLGWAWAWPLNRRIIYNRASADPQGKAWDAKRMLIEWNGTKWVGNDIPDYNTAAPGSGVGPFIMQPEGVGRLFALDKMAEGPFPEHYEPFETPLGTNPLHPNVISNPAARLYEADAKRMGKREEFPYVGTTYRLTEHFHTWTKHARLNAIMQPEQFVEISEKLANAKGIANGDRVKVSSKRGFIRAKAVVTQRVRTLNAGGQEVETVGIPLHWGFEGVARKGYLANTLTPSVGDANSQTPEYKAFLVNIEKA from the coding sequence ATGGACGTCAGTCGCAGAAGATTTTTTAAAATCTGCGCCGGCGGAATGGCAGGCACAACGGCCGCGATGTTGGGACTTGTTCCAACTGCGGCACTTGCGGAAGTGCGCAACTACAAGCTGCTGCGCGCAAAAGAGACCCGCAATACCTGTACCTACTGTTCCGTAGGCTGTGGATTGTTGATGTACAGCCTGGGTGATGGCGCGAAGAACGCCAAATCCAGCATTTTTCATATCGAAGGGGACCCGGACCATCCGGTGAGCCGCGGGGCGCTTTGCCCGAAAGGCGCGGGCCTGCTGGACTATGTCCACAGTGAGAACCGCCTGCGCTACCCTGAATACCGCGCACCGGGCTCCGATAAGTGGCAGCGTATCAGCTGGGACGACGCCTTCGCACGCATTGCCCGCCTGATGAAAGAAGACCGCGACGCCAACTTCATCGAGAAGAACGAGCAGAACGTCACGGTGAACCGCTGGCTCTCCACCGGCATGCTGTGCGCCTCGGCCTCCAGCAATGAAAGCGGCATGTTAACGCAGAAGTTTGCCCGCTCGCTGGGCATGTTAGCGGTAGATAACCAGGCGCGCGTCTGACACGGACCAACGGTAGCAAGTCTTGCTCCAACATTTGGTCGCGGTGCGATGACCAACCACTGGGTTGATATCAAAAACGCCAACGTGGTGATGGTAATGGGCGGCAACGCCGCGGAAGCCCACCCGGTCGGCTTCCGCTGGGCGATGGAAGCCAAAAACAACAACGACGCGACGCTTATCGTCGTCGATCCGCGATTTACCCGCACCGCTTCGGTGGCGGATATCTATGCGCCGATCCGCTCCGGCACCGATATAACCTTCCTGTCGGGCGTGATTCTGTACCTGATCGAAAACGGCAAAATCAACGCCGAATACGTCAAAAACTACACCAACGCCGCGCTGCTGGTGCGTGAAGATTTCAGCTTTGATGACGGCCTGTTCAGCGGCTACGACGCCGAAAAACGCCAGTACGACAAAACCAGCTGGAACTACCAGTTCGATGAGAACGGCTTTGCAAAACGCGACGATACGCTGACCGAGCCGCGCTGCGTGTGGAATCTCCTCAAAGAACACGTATCCCGCTACACGCCGGACGTAGTTGAGCATATCTGCGGCACGCCGAAGGAAGATTTCCTCAAGGTATGCGAAGTGCTGGCCTCCACCAGCGCAGCCGACCGCACCACTACTTTCCTTTACGCATTAGGCTGGACGCAGCACTCCGTTGGCTCGCAGAACATCCGCACCATGGCGATGATCCAGCTGCTGCTCGGCAATATGGGCATGGCGGGCGGCGGCGTGAACGCCCTGCGCGGCCACTCCAATATCCAGGGGCTGACGGATTTAGGCCTGCTGTCCACCAGCCTGCCGGGCTATCTGACCCTGCCGAAAGAGCAGCATGACTCCCTCGAGGCTTATCTGGCCGCCAACACGCCAACGGCCACGCAGCCGGGTCAGGTTAACTACTGGGGCAACTACCCGAAATTCTTCGTCAGCCTGATGAAGACCTTCTGGGGCGATGCCGCCTCCGCGGAAAACCAGTGGGGCTACGACTGGCTGCCGAAGTGGGATCAGTCCTACGACGTCCTGAACTATTTCAATATGATGGACAAAGGTGAGGTCAACGGCTACATCTGCCAGGGCTTCAACCCTGTCGCCTCGTTCCCGGATAAAAATAAGGTTGTCGCCAGCCTCAGCAAGCTGAAATATCTGGTAATTATCGATCCGTTGGTGACCGAAACGTCTAACTTCTGGCAGAACCACGGCGAGTCTAACGACGTGGATCCAACGCAGATCCAGACCGAAGTGTTCCGCCTGCCTTCCACCTGTTTTGCGGAAGAAGATGGCTCCATCGTCAACTCCGGGCGCTGGATGCAGTGGCACTGGAAAGGGGCCGACGCGCCGGGTGAAGCCCGCAACGACGGCGAGATCCTGGCCGGTCTGTTCCACAGCCTGCGCACGCTTTACCGTGAACAGGGCGGCGTTGCTCAGGATCCGGTGCTCAACATGACCTGGAACTACAAGCTGCCGGACGGGCCGGAGTCTGAAGAAGTCGCCAAAGAGAGCAACGGCTATGCCCTTGCCGATCTCTTTGACGCCAGCGGCAAGCTGCTGGTGAAAAAAGGCGATCTGCTGGACTCCTTCGCCCAGCTGCGTGATGACGGCACGACCTCCGCTGGCTGCTGGATCTGGACCGGAAGCTGGACGCGCCAGGGTAACCAGATGGCGAACCGCGACAACAGCGATCCGTCCGGCCTCGGCAATACGCTGGGCTGGGCCTGGGCGTGGCCGCTCAACCGCCGCATCATCTACAACCGTGCTTCCGCAGATCCACAGGGTAAAGCGTGGGATGCAAAACGCATGCTTATCGAGTGGAACGGCACGAAGTGGGTCGGCAACGATATCCCGGACTACAACACTGCCGCACCGGGCAGCGGCGTTGGGCCGTTTATCATGCAGCCGGAAGGGGTGGGCCGCCTGTTTGCCCTCGACAAAATGGCCGAAGGACCGTTCCCGGAGCACTATGAGCCGTTTGAGACGCCGCTGGGCACCAACCCGCTGCATCCGAACGTCATCTCTAACCCGGCTGCGCGCCTGTATGAAGCAGATGCAAAACGCATGGGCAAGCGCGAGGAGTTCCCTTACGTGGGCACAACCTACCGCCTGACCGAACATTTCCATACCTGGACCAAGCATGCGCGGCTTAACGCCATCATGCAGCCTGAACAGTTTGTGGAGATAAGCGAGAAGCTGGCTAACGCTAAAGGCATTGCCAACGGCGATAGGGTGAAAGTCAGCAGCAAGCGTGGCTTTATCCGTGCCAAAGCGGTGGTCACCCAGCGCGTGCGCACGTTGAATGCTGGCGGACAGGAAGTGGAAACCGTGGGTATTCCGCTGCACTGGGGCTTTGAGGGCGTGGCGCGCAAGGGCTACCTCGCAAATACCCTGACGCCGTCGGTTGGCGACGCCAACTCGCAGACGCCGGAGTACAAGGCGTTTCTGGTCAACATTGAGAAGGCGTAA
- a CDS encoding YbdK family carboxylate-amine ligase, with amino-acid sequence MPLTSYAHSDPFTLGIELEMQIVSPPTFDLSQDSSRLIKEVKDRVSVGEVKHDITESMLEIATGVCKDVEEAHAQLRDLRHRVMQAADAHHLAICGGGTHPWQKWQRQEVCQNERYNHNLELFGYLMKQATVFGQHVHVGCDNEEDAIYLLHGLSRFVPHFIALSASSPYIQGHDTTYASSRLNIFSAFPDNGHAPFVSSWQEFLWMYQKLETSSIVQSIKDLHWDIRPSPKFGTVEVRVMDTPLTLSRAANIAGFIQAIAHWLLAERPFVPRSEDYLLYRFNRFQACRFGLDGTLTDVRTGEQRTIAEDLLSLLDTLVPYAAELNGAQTIEEIAGYVRQNDSDTGQIRQFIAEGGLLTELVRKNCAIWSTD; translated from the coding sequence ATGCCTCTTACCTCTTATGCGCATTCCGATCCTTTCACGCTGGGCATCGAGCTGGAGATGCAGATTGTCAGCCCGCCAACCTTTGACCTTAGCCAGGACTCGTCGCGGCTTATCAAAGAGGTGAAGGATCGGGTCAGCGTCGGGGAGGTGAAGCACGATATCACCGAGAGCATGCTGGAGATTGCCACCGGCGTTTGCAAAGACGTGGAGGAGGCGCATGCCCAGCTCAGAGATTTACGCCACCGGGTAATGCAGGCGGCAGACGCTCACCATCTGGCCATCTGCGGTGGCGGCACGCATCCCTGGCAGAAATGGCAGCGGCAGGAGGTTTGCCAGAACGAACGCTACAACCATAACCTGGAGCTGTTCGGCTACCTGATGAAGCAGGCGACGGTGTTCGGCCAGCACGTTCACGTCGGCTGCGATAATGAAGAGGATGCCATTTACCTGCTGCACGGGCTGTCCAGATTCGTGCCGCATTTTATCGCCCTCTCCGCCTCCTCTCCCTACATTCAGGGCCACGACACCACCTACGCCTCGTCTCGCCTGAATATTTTCTCTGCCTTCCCGGATAACGGCCACGCGCCCTTCGTCAGCAGCTGGCAGGAGTTCCTGTGGATGTATCAAAAGCTGGAAACCAGCAGCATCGTGCAGTCCATTAAAGACCTGCACTGGGATATCCGACCCAGCCCCAAATTTGGCACGGTGGAGGTGCGGGTCATGGACACGCCACTGACCCTCAGCCGGGCGGCGAACATCGCCGGGTTTATTCAGGCCATCGCCCACTGGCTGCTGGCGGAACGCCCGTTCGTGCCGCGCTCAGAGGATTATCTGCTGTACCGCTTTAACCGTTTTCAGGCCTGCCGCTTTGGGCTGGACGGTACGCTGACGGATGTCCGCACCGGGGAACAGCGCACGATTGCTGAAGATCTGCTTTCCCTGCTCGACACCCTTGTCCCCTACGCCGCAGAGCTGAATGGGGCGCAAACGATAGAAGAGATTGCAGGGTATGTCCGCCAGAACGACAGCGACACCGGTCAAATCCGCCAGTTTATCGCCGAAGGCGGTCTCCTGACGGAGCTGGTGCGTAAAAACTGCGCAATCTGGAGCACTGATTAA